One Rhizobium bangladeshense DNA window includes the following coding sequences:
- a CDS encoding acetamidase/formamidase family protein → MTTHRFIPTIFHNVIGSLPVALRIASGDTVVTETLDAIGYDKDGIRRASGPNPMNGPIFVEGAEAGDALKVDIISMTPTRGTGFTRSIVAANVVDPETVRGLPPRDTALWTIDREALTVRLSEPVAGLENFVLPLAPMIGCFGVAPALAQAISTATSGEYGGNMDYRLFGPGTTVRFPISAPGALFFLGDCHAVQGDGEIVGTGIETSFEVTVRLTVEKKSGLVWPRGETAEDIFTIGNARPLDQALQHATSEMLNWLASDYGLDRTAASHLLGQVVRYDVGNVFDPAYTMACRVAKKWLAGRS, encoded by the coding sequence ATGACCACGCATCGCTTCATTCCGACGATCTTCCATAATGTCATCGGTTCCCTGCCGGTGGCGCTCCGTATCGCGAGTGGCGATACCGTGGTCACGGAAACGCTCGACGCCATCGGCTATGACAAGGACGGCATCAGGCGGGCATCTGGTCCGAACCCGATGAACGGCCCAATTTTCGTGGAGGGTGCGGAGGCCGGTGATGCGCTGAAGGTAGATATCATCAGCATGACGCCAACCAGGGGCACTGGTTTTACCCGAAGCATCGTCGCGGCCAATGTTGTCGACCCTGAAACGGTTCGCGGCCTTCCGCCGCGCGATACCGCTCTCTGGACCATCGACCGCGAAGCATTGACCGTCCGGCTGTCGGAGCCGGTCGCGGGTCTCGAGAATTTCGTTCTGCCCCTCGCGCCGATGATCGGCTGTTTCGGGGTCGCGCCCGCCCTCGCCCAGGCGATATCGACCGCGACCAGTGGCGAATATGGCGGCAACATGGACTATCGCCTGTTCGGCCCCGGCACCACGGTTCGCTTCCCAATATCGGCGCCGGGCGCCCTGTTCTTTTTGGGCGACTGCCATGCCGTGCAGGGAGATGGCGAGATTGTCGGCACCGGCATCGAGACCAGTTTCGAGGTCACGGTGCGGCTGACGGTGGAAAAGAAGTCTGGGCTGGTCTGGCCGCGCGGAGAAACCGCTGAAGACATCTTCACGATCGGCAATGCCCGGCCCCTCGATCAGGCGCTTCAGCATGCGACGAGTGAAATGCTGAACTGGCTGGCGTCCGATTATGGTCTGGACAGGACGGCTGCAAGCCATCTGCTGGGCCAGGTAGTGCGTTACGATGTCGGCAACGTCTTCGATCCGGCCTATACGATGGCTTGCCGGGTCGCGAAGAAATGGCTGGCCGGCCGATCGTGA
- a CDS encoding proline iminopeptidase-family hydrolase, whose protein sequence is MAEVATSEAYLPFRDYRTWYRVTGSLKSDKLPLVVAHGGPGCTHDYVDSFKDIAALDGRPVIHYDQLGNGNSTRLPDKGPDFWTVGLFLEELDELLAHLGIQHRYAFLGQSWGGMLGAEHAVRRPQGLKALVIANSPANMHTWVAEANRLRQELPKEVQDTLLKHEHAGSLTDPDYIAASRVFYDRHVCRVAPWPPEVARTFAIMDEDNTVYRNMNGPTEFHVIGTMKDWTIEDRLDRIEAPTLLISGKYDEATPLVVRPYLDRVPGCEWVLFENSSHMPHVEERPLCMATVSRFLSRHD, encoded by the coding sequence GTGGCCGAAGTCGCGACAAGTGAAGCCTATCTGCCCTTTCGCGATTATCGCACCTGGTACCGCGTGACCGGCTCCCTGAAAAGCGACAAGCTGCCTCTCGTCGTTGCGCATGGAGGGCCCGGCTGCACGCATGATTACGTCGATTCCTTCAAGGACATCGCCGCCCTCGACGGCCGGCCGGTCATCCATTACGACCAGCTCGGCAACGGCAATTCCACCCGCCTTCCTGACAAGGGCCCGGATTTCTGGACGGTCGGTCTCTTCCTCGAAGAGCTGGACGAACTGCTGGCCCACCTCGGCATCCAGCATCGTTACGCCTTTCTGGGCCAGTCCTGGGGCGGCATGCTCGGCGCCGAACATGCGGTGCGCCGGCCGCAGGGTTTGAAAGCCCTGGTTATCGCCAATTCGCCGGCCAACATGCACACCTGGGTTGCCGAGGCCAACCGGCTGCGGCAGGAATTGCCGAAGGAGGTGCAGGACACGCTGCTGAAGCACGAACACGCCGGAAGCCTCACCGATCCGGACTATATCGCCGCCTCCCGCGTCTTCTATGATCGCCATGTCTGCCGCGTGGCGCCATGGCCGCCCGAGGTGGCGCGCACCTTTGCCATCATGGACGAAGACAACACCGTCTATCGCAACATGAACGGCCCGACGGAATTCCACGTCATCGGAACGATGAAGGATTGGACGATCGAAGACCGGCTCGATCGCATCGAAGCACCGACGCTGCTGATCTCGGGCAAATATGACGAGGCGACGCCCCTGGTCGTCAGGCCCTATCTCGATCGCGTCCCCGGCTGCGAGTGGGTGCTCTTCGAAAATTCCAGCCATATGCCGCATGTCGAGGAAAGGCCGCTGTGCATGGCGACCGTTTCCCGCTTCCTGTCGCGGCACGACTGA
- a CDS encoding helix-turn-helix transcriptional regulator — MLDDIGTIRQQFTAHETLDGRIDEAFEAMKQLGFEALIYDYTPVPYDIDGAIMIPSLLKLRNIADDMHDYWFDRGYFRIDPVQQVALRSSAPFFWNYDTDADTLINRFMSDDTAPVTRYLRERDMSTGVTVPVHMPGGDYATVTGIRFRGGRDFERHALSAIADFNLLAHIFHETAYSLFDTRARTVGTIRLTERERECLRHSAEGYSAKEISRIIGRSVPTVVMHLNAAAKKLGARNRTQAVVRATHYRLLEERERSLPNL; from the coding sequence ATGCTTGATGATATTGGAACGATCAGACAGCAATTTACGGCGCATGAAACGCTGGACGGCCGGATCGACGAGGCCTTCGAGGCAATGAAGCAGCTCGGCTTCGAGGCCCTCATCTATGATTATACGCCGGTGCCCTATGATATTGACGGCGCGATCATGATTCCGTCGCTGCTGAAGCTCAGGAACATCGCCGACGACATGCACGACTACTGGTTCGATCGCGGTTATTTCCGCATCGACCCGGTCCAGCAGGTGGCGCTACGCAGCAGCGCGCCCTTCTTCTGGAATTACGACACTGATGCCGACACGCTGATCAATCGCTTTATGAGCGACGACACCGCGCCGGTGACCCGCTATCTCCGCGAACGCGACATGTCGACCGGCGTGACCGTGCCGGTGCATATGCCGGGGGGCGATTATGCCACGGTCACCGGCATCCGTTTCCGCGGGGGCCGCGATTTCGAACGGCATGCGTTGAGCGCTATCGCCGACTTCAATCTGCTTGCCCATATCTTTCATGAGACCGCTTATTCGCTTTTCGACACACGGGCGAGGACCGTCGGCACCATCCGCCTGACCGAGCGGGAGCGCGAATGCCTGCGCCATTCTGCGGAAGGCTATTCCGCCAAGGAAATCTCGCGCATCATCGGCCGCTCCGTTCCCACCGTGGTCATGCATCTCAACGCGGCGGCCAAGAAGCTCGGCGCCCGCAATCGTACGCAGGCCGTCGTGCGCGCGACCCATTACCGCCTTCTCGAAGAGCGTGAACGGTCATTGCCCAACCTATAA
- a CDS encoding proline iminopeptidase-family hydrolase, with protein sequence MWREMQPDARFEVDVDGYRVVAYSFGIGDETVFCLNGGPGLPCDYLREAHSCLIDKGYRVVAFDQLGTGASDRPDDLSLWTISRYVEETETVRKTLGLGKVHMLGHSWGGWLAIDYALTYPENLKTLILEDTVADMPHLISELERLRAALGPETVSMMQKHEAQGTYDHPEYLAAVTILNYRHVCRLAEWPAPVRRSLDDWNMAPYATMQGPNEFLYIGNLRDWNRIPDLPRLTLPVLITTGEHDELTPACALRMKLALPNAELKVFANASHMPFYENPQDYYPALLGFLDRHKAS encoded by the coding sequence ATGTGGCGTGAAATGCAGCCGGACGCGCGATTCGAGGTCGATGTGGATGGCTATCGCGTCGTCGCCTATAGCTTCGGGATCGGCGACGAGACGGTGTTCTGCCTGAACGGCGGTCCCGGCCTGCCATGTGATTACTTGCGCGAGGCCCATTCCTGCCTGATCGACAAAGGCTACCGCGTCGTCGCCTTCGACCAGCTCGGCACCGGCGCTTCCGACCGGCCGGACGATCTCTCGCTCTGGACGATCAGCCGCTATGTCGAAGAGACGGAAACCGTGCGCAAGACGCTCGGGCTCGGCAAGGTCCACATGCTCGGCCATTCCTGGGGCGGGTGGCTCGCGATAGACTATGCTCTGACCTATCCCGAAAATCTGAAGACGCTGATCCTCGAAGATACCGTCGCCGACATGCCGCATCTGATCTCGGAACTGGAACGGCTGCGGGCAGCGCTTGGTCCGGAAACAGTCTCGATGATGCAGAAGCATGAGGCGCAGGGGACTTATGATCATCCGGAATATCTCGCCGCCGTCACCATCCTCAACTACCGCCATGTCTGCCGCCTGGCCGAATGGCCGGCGCCGGTGCGCCGCTCGCTCGACGACTGGAACATGGCGCCTTACGCGACGATGCAGGGCCCGAACGAATTTCTCTACATAGGCAATCTCAGGGACTGGAACCGTATCCCCGATCTGCCGCGGCTGACCTTGCCCGTGCTCATCACCACGGGAGAGCATGACGAGCTGACGCCTGCCTGCGCGCTGAGGATGAAGCTCGCGCTGCCGAATGCCGAGCTCAAGGTATTTGCCAATGCCAGCCACATGCCATTTTATGAGAACCCGCAGGACTATTATCCGGCGCTTCTAGGCTTTCTTGACCGGCACAAGGCATCCTGA
- a CDS encoding ABC transporter permease: MHRYKFVLTRPLQFLPVLFGISIITFILVRLIPGDPARNILGTRATPQALASIRAQYGLDQPMWLQYVYFLKNLADGEMGKSILYKIDVLKLIATRIEPTLALVAASLVLSVLIAVPMAAIAARNAGRAPDHAVRIVSTLGIGFPPFWLGLMLIILFSVELGLLPVSGYGATIGDKLSHLVLPSLTVALSLSTVLTRSLRAAMIEALKSDVATAARARGMPEGIVFWRHVLPNSLVPTINLLAVNIGWLIGGTVVVESVFALPGMGQLLVRAIFSRDYMVVQGVAMVFACATVLINFIADIVTVAVDPRVKL; the protein is encoded by the coding sequence ATGCACCGCTATAAGTTCGTTCTGACGCGACCGCTGCAGTTTCTGCCCGTACTTTTCGGCATCAGTATCATCACCTTCATCTTGGTCCGCCTGATCCCCGGCGATCCCGCACGCAATATCCTCGGCACGCGTGCAACGCCGCAAGCACTTGCGAGCATCCGTGCCCAGTACGGTCTCGATCAGCCGATGTGGCTGCAATATGTCTATTTTCTTAAGAACCTCGCCGATGGCGAAATGGGCAAGTCTATCCTCTACAAGATCGACGTGCTGAAGCTGATCGCGACCCGCATCGAACCGACGCTCGCGCTCGTGGCCGCCAGCCTCGTGCTCTCGGTCCTGATCGCGGTGCCGATGGCGGCGATCGCCGCACGCAATGCAGGCCGAGCGCCGGACCATGCGGTGCGCATCGTCTCGACTCTCGGCATCGGTTTTCCGCCCTTCTGGCTGGGGCTGATGCTGATCATCCTCTTCAGCGTCGAGCTCGGCCTGCTGCCGGTTTCGGGCTACGGCGCGACCATCGGCGACAAGCTTTCACATCTCGTGCTGCCAAGCCTGACGGTGGCGTTGTCGCTCTCGACTGTTTTGACGCGAAGCCTGCGGGCGGCAATGATCGAGGCGCTGAAATCGGATGTCGCCACGGCGGCGCGCGCCCGCGGCATGCCCGAGGGCATCGTCTTCTGGCGGCATGTGCTGCCGAATTCGCTGGTGCCGACGATCAACCTGCTTGCCGTCAACATCGGCTGGCTGATCGGCGGCACGGTTGTGGTCGAGAGCGTCTTTGCGCTGCCCGGCATGGGGCAGCTCCTCGTCAGGGCGATCTTCTCGCGCGACTATATGGTGGTGCAGGGCGTGGCCATGGTCTTTGCCTGCGCCACCGTGCTGATCAATTTCATCGCCGACATCGTCACCGTGGCCGTCGATCCGAGGGTGAAGCTATGA
- a CDS encoding ABC transporter permease, producing the protein MSIEATAPASPRRRRFLGQRPMLAVGAGVLLFFIMLAVAAPLIAPYDPIMQNAEVRLQAPSLMHPFGTDNFGRDILSRVIWGARIDLQMALIGVVFPFLIGTTVGTIAGFFGGIVDALFMRLVDIILAFPFLVLMLSIIAILGPGLGSFYIAMALVGWVSYARLIRAQMLVLKGSDYAVAAVSLGFSRSRIMFRHLLPNAIAGSIVFSMSDATLVLLSGAAVSYLGLGVQPPIAEWGVMVAEGQSFITTAWWITLFPGLSIVCLAFGFSMLGDALGELLGVHE; encoded by the coding sequence ATGAGCATCGAGGCGACCGCACCCGCCTCCCCTCGCCGGCGCCGCTTCCTCGGCCAGCGGCCGATGCTTGCCGTCGGCGCCGGCGTGCTGCTGTTCTTCATCATGCTGGCGGTCGCCGCACCTCTTATCGCGCCCTATGACCCCATCATGCAGAATGCCGAGGTGCGCCTGCAGGCGCCATCGCTGATGCATCCTTTCGGCACCGACAATTTCGGCCGTGACATCCTCTCCCGCGTCATCTGGGGTGCGCGCATCGATCTGCAGATGGCGCTGATCGGTGTCGTCTTCCCCTTCCTCATCGGCACGACGGTCGGCACCATTGCCGGCTTCTTCGGCGGGATCGTCGACGCGCTGTTCATGCGCCTCGTCGATATCATCCTCGCCTTCCCGTTCCTCGTGCTGATGCTTTCGATAATCGCCATCCTCGGCCCCGGCCTCGGCAGTTTCTATATCGCCATGGCGCTGGTCGGCTGGGTTTCCTATGCGCGGCTGATCCGGGCGCAGATGCTGGTGCTGAAGGGCAGCGATTACGCTGTCGCCGCCGTCAGCCTCGGCTTCAGCCGTTCGCGCATCATGTTCCGTCACCTGCTCCCGAACGCCATCGCCGGCTCGATCGTCTTTTCCATGTCCGATGCGACGCTGGTGCTGCTCAGCGGCGCTGCCGTCAGCTATCTCGGCCTCGGCGTTCAGCCGCCGATCGCCGAATGGGGCGTCATGGTCGCGGAAGGACAGAGCTTCATCACTACGGCCTGGTGGATCACGCTGTTTCCCGGCCTCTCCATCGTCTGCCTGGCCTTCGGCTTCAGCATGCTGGGCGATGCGCTCGGCGAATTGCTGGGGGTGCATGAATGA
- a CDS encoding dipeptide ABC transporter ATP-binding protein: MSGSVLSVRDLTVRAHLDSGPRTLLDAVSLDLGRGEILGLVGESGSGKSLFCRSLVRLLPSSLLKIESGSVLLEGRDLTRIDDAEMLKVRGGEIGMIFQNPTSHLDPVMRVGDQIAEGIRYHQGLGAREARAAAVEILAQVGFPDPGRQYDSYPHEFSGGMRQRAMIGVALSCNPKILIADEPTTALDVTIQAQILRLLIDIRDRRDLSIILITHDLGIVAQTCDRIAVMRGGKLVEEGPKRTILTRPQHPYTTNLIDSHPSISGEMPAPSLEIAGASRPAAALLEVDDLHVRFRGGGSLFKGSARTISAVAGVSLKIMPGETVGIVGESGSGKSTLARAVLGLTPLSSGHVTFDGIDLAQQRSAGLAKLRRETAMVFQDPYNALNPRLTIGQMLGEVLKVQGKVAAADIPARIGELLDLVGLEREFAGRKPRSMSGGQCQRAGIARALAVEPKLIIADECVAALDVTIQAQIIELFRQLTAKMNLTLIFIAHDLAIVRNLCQRVVVMYRGEIVEEGRSDQVFARPKHAYTAALIAAIPDIDPDKPLLQGPDRRGEPQSMSVKRMP, translated from the coding sequence ATGAGCGGCTCGGTGCTCTCCGTTCGCGATCTTACCGTCAGGGCGCATCTCGATTCCGGTCCGCGCACGCTGCTCGATGCTGTTTCGCTCGACCTCGGCCGCGGTGAAATTCTTGGCCTCGTCGGCGAGAGCGGCTCGGGAAAGAGCCTGTTCTGTCGCTCGCTGGTGCGTCTGCTGCCCTCCTCGCTGCTGAAGATCGAAAGCGGTTCCGTGTTGCTCGAGGGGCGCGACCTGACGCGGATCGACGACGCCGAGATGCTGAAGGTGCGCGGCGGCGAGATCGGCATGATCTTCCAGAACCCGACCAGCCATCTCGATCCGGTCATGCGCGTCGGCGACCAGATCGCCGAGGGCATCCGCTACCATCAGGGCCTTGGCGCCCGCGAGGCCCGTGCCGCGGCAGTGGAGATTCTCGCGCAGGTCGGCTTTCCCGACCCCGGCCGCCAGTACGACAGCTATCCGCATGAGTTTTCCGGCGGCATGCGCCAGCGGGCAATGATCGGTGTCGCCCTGTCCTGCAACCCGAAGATCCTGATCGCCGACGAGCCGACAACGGCGCTTGACGTCACGATCCAGGCGCAGATCCTGCGGCTGCTGATCGATATTCGCGACCGGCGCGACCTATCGATCATTCTCATCACCCACGATCTCGGCATCGTCGCCCAGACCTGCGACCGCATTGCTGTGATGCGCGGCGGCAAGCTTGTCGAAGAAGGGCCGAAGCGGACGATTCTGACGCGGCCGCAGCATCCCTATACGACCAACCTCATCGACAGCCATCCCTCGATATCAGGCGAGATGCCGGCACCGTCGCTCGAGATCGCCGGGGCAAGCCGGCCAGCCGCAGCTTTGCTCGAGGTCGACGATCTGCACGTACGCTTCAGAGGCGGCGGCAGCCTGTTCAAAGGGAGTGCCAGGACGATCAGCGCCGTTGCCGGTGTCAGCTTGAAGATCATGCCGGGCGAGACAGTTGGCATTGTCGGCGAATCCGGCAGTGGCAAGAGTACGCTTGCCCGCGCCGTGCTGGGATTGACGCCGCTTTCCTCGGGGCACGTGACTTTCGACGGCATCGACCTGGCGCAACAGAGGAGCGCGGGCCTCGCAAAGCTCAGGCGCGAAACGGCGATGGTGTTCCAGGACCCCTACAACGCACTGAACCCGCGGCTGACGATCGGACAAATGCTCGGCGAGGTGCTGAAGGTGCAAGGCAAGGTCGCCGCCGCCGATATTCCAGCGCGGATCGGCGAGCTGCTCGACCTCGTCGGCCTCGAGCGTGAATTCGCCGGGCGCAAGCCGCGCAGCATGAGCGGCGGTCAGTGCCAGCGCGCCGGCATCGCCCGCGCGCTCGCCGTTGAGCCGAAGCTGATTATCGCCGACGAATGCGTGGCGGCGCTCGACGTCACCATCCAGGCGCAGATCATCGAGCTTTTTCGTCAACTCACCGCGAAGATGAACCTGACGCTGATCTTCATCGCCCATGATTTGGCGATCGTGCGCAATCTCTGCCAACGCGTCGTCGTGATGTATCGCGGCGAGATCGTCGAGGAGGGCCGCTCCGACCAGGTCTTCGCGCGGCCGAAGCATGCCTATACCGCGGCGCTGATCGCTGCCATTCCCGACATCGATCCCGACAAGCCGCTGCTACAAGGCCCCGACCGCAGGGGCGAGCCGCAATCCATGTCCGTCAAACGCATGCCATAA
- a CDS encoding ABC transporter substrate-binding protein — MTKRWKSIGLAAMLAGLTLSASYAEAAGVLTIGRREDSTTFDPIKTAQNIDNWVFSNVYDVLIRVDKTGTKLEPGLAESWTISDDGLTYTLTIRDTKFSDGSPLTAEDAAYSLLRIRDDPASLWSDSYKVIETVVATDAHTLTIKLRNPSAPFLSTLALPNASVISKKGMESLGPDAYGEKPIASGAFVVDEWRRGDRVILKKNPNFWEADRVKLDGVEWISVPDDNTRMLNVQAGELDAAIFVPFSRVEELKKDPNLNVDIDASTREDHLLINHAHGALGKKEVRQALDLAIDKKAIVDTVTFGQGTVANSYVPKGALYYYADNLQRPYDPAKAKQMLAAAGASDLTLNYVVRAGDEVDEQTAVLVQQQLQKAGITANLQKVDPSQEWDMLVAGDYDISVNYWTNDILDPDQKTTFVLGHDSNNNYLTNYKNEAVKELVAKARLELNPKKREEMYVDLQKMAKDDVNWIDLYYSPYINVSRKNIENFHQNPLGRFFLEDTVKN, encoded by the coding sequence ATGACAAAAAGGTGGAAATCAATCGGGCTCGCCGCCATGCTCGCTGGCCTGACGCTGAGCGCAAGCTATGCCGAGGCCGCCGGCGTGCTCACCATCGGCCGCCGCGAGGATTCGACGACATTCGATCCGATCAAGACGGCGCAGAACATCGACAACTGGGTGTTCTCCAACGTCTACGACGTGCTGATTCGCGTCGACAAGACAGGCACCAAGCTGGAGCCGGGGCTTGCCGAAAGCTGGACGATCTCGGATGACGGGCTGACCTACACCTTGACGATCCGCGACACGAAATTTTCCGACGGTTCGCCGCTGACGGCGGAAGACGCGGCCTACAGCCTGCTGCGCATCCGCGACGATCCTGCCTCGCTCTGGAGCGATTCCTACAAGGTGATCGAGACGGTGGTCGCAACCGATGCGCATACGCTGACGATCAAGCTCAGGAACCCGTCCGCGCCTTTCCTCTCGACCCTTGCGCTGCCCAATGCCTCCGTCATCTCCAAGAAGGGCATGGAATCGCTAGGGCCTGACGCTTATGGCGAGAAGCCGATCGCATCCGGCGCCTTCGTGGTCGACGAATGGCGGCGCGGCGACCGCGTCATCCTCAAGAAGAACCCGAATTTCTGGGAAGCCGACCGCGTCAAGCTCGATGGTGTCGAGTGGATCTCGGTGCCTGACGACAACACCCGCATGCTGAACGTTCAGGCCGGCGAACTCGATGCCGCGATTTTCGTGCCCTTCTCCCGCGTCGAGGAGCTGAAGAAGGATCCCAACCTCAACGTCGACATCGATGCCTCAACACGCGAGGATCATCTGCTGATCAACCATGCGCATGGCGCGCTCGGCAAGAAGGAAGTCCGCCAGGCGCTGGATCTTGCGATCGACAAAAAGGCGATCGTTGATACCGTCACCTTCGGCCAGGGCACGGTCGCCAATTCATATGTTCCCAAGGGCGCTCTCTATTATTACGCCGATAACCTGCAGCGGCCCTATGATCCAGCAAAGGCCAAGCAGATGCTGGCGGCGGCCGGCGCCTCCGACCTGACGCTGAATTACGTTGTGCGTGCCGGCGACGAAGTCGACGAGCAGACGGCCGTCTTGGTCCAGCAGCAGCTACAGAAGGCCGGCATCACCGCCAATCTGCAAAAGGTCGATCCCAGCCAGGAATGGGATATGCTCGTTGCCGGCGACTATGACATCTCGGTCAACTACTGGACCAACGACATTCTCGACCCAGACCAGAAGACCACCTTCGTCCTCGGTCACGATTCCAACAACAACTACTTGACCAACTATAAGAACGAGGCGGTGAAGGAACTGGTTGCCAAGGCGCGTCTCGAGCTCAACCCAAAGAAGCGTGAAGAGATGTATGTCGACCTGCAGAAGATGGCCAAGGACGACGTCAACTGGATCGATCTTTATTACAGCCCATATATCAACGTCTCGCGCAAGAATATCGAGAACTTCCACCAGAACCCGCTCGGCCGTTTCTTCCTGGAAGACACGGTCAAGAACTGA
- the yghU gene encoding glutathione-dependent disulfide-bond oxidoreductase, which yields MSGTSDYIPPKVWTWNKANGGQFANINRPIAGPTHEKELPIGRHPLQLYSLGTPNGQKVTIMLEELLALGHSGAEYDAWLIKIGEGDQFGSGFVAVNPNSKIPALMDRSGPKPIRVFESGAILTYLAEKFGAFLPTEPSERAECLSWLFWQMGSAPYLGGGFGHFYAYAPTKIEYAIDRFAMEVKRQLDVLDRRLAESEYVAGSQYTIADIAIWPWYGGLVKGWSYGAAEFLQVEDYKNVLRWADTIYSRPAVQRGRMVNRLSGDPSTQLHERHDASDFETRTQDKLAAAE from the coding sequence ATGAGCGGTACCTCCGACTATATTCCCCCGAAGGTGTGGACCTGGAACAAGGCGAATGGCGGTCAATTCGCCAATATCAACCGCCCGATAGCAGGACCGACACATGAGAAGGAGCTTCCGATCGGCCGTCACCCGCTGCAGCTTTATTCGCTTGGAACGCCGAACGGCCAGAAGGTCACGATCATGCTCGAGGAGCTGCTGGCCCTTGGCCATAGCGGTGCTGAGTATGACGCCTGGCTGATCAAGATCGGCGAGGGTGACCAGTTCGGCAGCGGCTTTGTCGCCGTCAATCCCAACTCCAAGATCCCGGCACTGATGGACCGCAGCGGGCCGAAGCCGATCCGCGTCTTCGAATCCGGCGCCATCCTTACCTATCTCGCCGAGAAATTCGGCGCTTTCCTGCCGACCGAGCCGAGCGAACGGGCCGAATGCCTGTCATGGCTATTTTGGCAGATGGGAAGCGCGCCTTATCTCGGCGGCGGCTTCGGCCATTTCTACGCCTATGCGCCGACGAAGATCGAATATGCGATCGACCGGTTCGCAATGGAAGTGAAGCGTCAGCTCGACGTGCTCGATCGCCGGCTTGCCGAAAGCGAATATGTGGCAGGCAGCCAATATACGATCGCCGATATTGCCATCTGGCCATGGTACGGCGGCCTGGTGAAGGGCTGGAGCTACGGGGCGGCCGAATTCCTGCAGGTCGAGGACTATAAGAACGTGCTTCGCTGGGCCGACACGATCTACAGCCGGCCCGCCGTGCAGCGCGGCCGGATGGTCAACCGCCTCTCCGGCGACCCGTCAACCCAGTTGCACGAGCGTCACGACGCCAGCGACTTCGAGACCAGAACACAGGACAAACTGGCGGCCGCCGAGTAA
- a CDS encoding cupin domain-containing protein — translation MSETDVIFRKAGGKFMPTSWGELNWKITGDGTPGAEMTFGTCRINPGERNQLHSHPDCEEILYVVSGSCEHKLGDALYRLEAGDAIRIPRNIRHWARALGKEPLFALIMFSSGTRTAVNHEGEGAA, via the coding sequence ATGAGCGAAACCGACGTCATTTTCAGAAAAGCCGGCGGCAAATTCATGCCGACCAGCTGGGGCGAACTCAACTGGAAGATCACCGGCGACGGCACGCCCGGCGCCGAGATGACTTTCGGCACCTGCCGCATCAATCCCGGCGAGCGCAATCAGCTGCATTCGCACCCTGATTGCGAGGAAATTCTCTATGTCGTCTCCGGCAGTTGCGAGCACAAGCTTGGCGACGCCCTTTATCGGCTTGAAGCCGGCGACGCGATCCGCATTCCCCGCAATATCCGACACTGGGCGCGCGCGCTCGGCAAGGAACCGCTTTTCGCCCTGATCATGTTCTCCTCCGGTACCAGGACGGCCGTCAATCATGAAGGCGAGGGTGCCGCCTGA